A stretch of Bacillota bacterium DNA encodes these proteins:
- a CDS encoding alpha-mannosidase, which yields MSDSAGPKAHTLRMVGNAHIDPVWLWQWPEGLESARSTFKSALDRMEETPEFIFTCSSAVVYQWIEKTDPALFERIKEAVESGKWCIVGGWWIEPDCNIPSGESFARQSLYGQRYFKEKFGVMARAGYNIDSFGHNGMLPQILKKSGMDYYVFMRPMSHEKALPPLFWWESDDGSRVLTYRIPIAYNSEDGHLGKRVERFLEEVQPLWPDMMIFYGVGNHGGGPTKEAITSIIEMNADPNMPRLEFSNPDRFFQEVEKQELNLPVVHGELQHHASGCYSVMSEIKRNNRKAENTLLVAEKFSVIADILVGRKYPRGAFTQAWHDLLFNQFHDIMGGTCIPEAYEDARNLHGRCLQVGTEELTFSTQAIASRIDTSGVDPVLIVFNPHSWRVKVPIEFRPSLDGLEDDDGKSVLHQKVKNLNIITQRERSAAVVEVPPLGYQVYRNSKKALSRDEVEARGTLSATATTLENRWLRLDIESRTGYISELFDKVNGIRVFSDRSAVPVVIDDPSDTWSHGVFEFKDECARFTDARVSLMESGPVRARLRVESRYNNSNICQDFILHRELAYVESRVTVDWRESYKMLKLRFAVNVEEPEVTYEIPFGHIVRPANGEEEPGQNWVDVTGQATTTYGERIRYGVSLLNDCKYSYDVRNAEIGFTILRSPSYADHQTNGDLPGVTYQSIDNGIQTFKYLILPHRDTWREAGTVHLGWELNQPPVWIVESNHSGYLPERMSFIEISPGNILLSALKKHEDSEDLIVRVYEAEGEATVATIKLPFLDREWSAKLGPCEIKTFRISRDKTMPVCEVDLLERSCHERNGGSQ from the coding sequence ATGAGCGACAGTGCGGGACCTAAGGCTCATACTTTACGTATGGTCGGAAATGCCCACATTGACCCTGTCTGGCTCTGGCAGTGGCCTGAAGGGCTCGAGTCGGCTCGTTCCACTTTCAAATCTGCCCTCGATAGGATGGAGGAGACTCCAGAATTCATTTTCACTTGCAGTTCTGCCGTAGTCTATCAATGGATTGAAAAGACAGACCCTGCGCTTTTTGAGCGCATCAAGGAGGCTGTTGAGTCTGGTAAATGGTGTATAGTGGGTGGCTGGTGGATAGAACCGGATTGCAACATTCCTTCAGGGGAGTCCTTCGCCCGCCAAAGCTTATATGGTCAGAGATATTTCAAAGAGAAATTCGGAGTAATGGCCAGGGCAGGATATAATATCGACTCATTTGGCCATAATGGCATGCTGCCACAAATCCTGAAAAAGAGCGGCATGGACTATTATGTATTCATGCGACCCATGTCCCATGAGAAAGCTCTGCCTCCATTATTCTGGTGGGAAAGCGATGACGGTTCAAGGGTTCTCACCTATCGTATCCCGATAGCCTATAACTCAGAGGATGGGCACCTAGGGAAGAGAGTGGAGAGATTTCTTGAAGAGGTCCAGCCCCTCTGGCCAGATATGATGATCTTTTATGGGGTTGGAAACCATGGGGGTGGGCCGACGAAGGAGGCAATCACCAGCATCATTGAGATGAATGCTGATCCCAATATGCCCAGGCTTGAATTCAGTAATCCTGATCGTTTCTTCCAAGAGGTTGAGAAGCAGGAATTAAACTTGCCGGTGGTTCATGGTGAGCTTCAACATCATGCGAGCGGGTGTTACTCGGTGATGTCAGAGATAAAGCGTAATAATCGCAAGGCCGAAAACACCCTCCTTGTTGCTGAGAAATTCTCCGTAATCGCAGATATCCTTGTGGGAAGAAAGTACCCCAGGGGCGCATTCACCCAGGCATGGCATGACCTCCTCTTTAATCAATTTCATGATATCATGGGTGGGACATGCATACCGGAGGCCTATGAAGATGCCAGAAACCTCCACGGTCGTTGCCTGCAAGTGGGTACAGAGGAACTAACCTTCTCAACCCAGGCTATTGCAAGCAGGATTGATACCTCCGGGGTTGACCCCGTTCTGATAGTATTCAACCCCCATTCCTGGAGAGTGAAAGTACCCATAGAGTTCCGGCCGTCTCTGGATGGTCTCGAGGATGACGATGGTAAGTCTGTGCTCCATCAGAAAGTGAAGAACCTAAATATTATAACGCAGAGGGAGAGGAGTGCGGCGGTTGTCGAGGTGCCTCCCTTGGGTTACCAGGTCTATCGTAACAGTAAGAAGGCCCTTTCGCGAGATGAGGTCGAAGCTCGCGGGACCTTGAGTGCTACCGCGACTACACTGGAAAATAGGTGGCTCAGGCTCGATATCGAATCTCGGACGGGATATATCAGCGAGCTTTTTGATAAGGTCAATGGAATACGGGTTTTCTCAGATCGCAGTGCGGTTCCTGTCGTAATAGATGACCCTAGCGACACCTGGAGTCATGGGGTTTTTGAGTTCAAGGATGAATGTGCAAGGTTCACAGACGCCCGCGTGAGTCTTATGGAGAGCGGTCCGGTAAGGGCCCGCCTCCGTGTAGAGAGCAGATACAATAATTCAAACATATGCCAGGATTTCATCCTCCACAGAGAGCTTGCCTATGTGGAATCCCGGGTGACCGTGGACTGGCGTGAGAGTTATAAGATGTTGAAGTTGAGGTTTGCAGTTAATGTGGAGGAGCCTGAGGTAACTTATGAGATACCCTTTGGACACATAGTGAGGCCTGCCAATGGAGAGGAGGAGCCCGGACAAAATTGGGTGGATGTGACAGGACAAGCTACGACCACATATGGAGAGCGCATCCGGTACGGCGTGAGCCTGCTCAATGATTGTAAATACAGCTACGATGTTAGGAACGCAGAGATAGGGTTCACAATCCTCCGGAGTCCTTCTTATGCTGATCACCAGACCAATGGGGACCTGCCGGGAGTGACCTATCAGAGTATCGATAATGGGATTCAAACGTTTAAATATCTAATTCTACCTCACAGGGATACCTGGCGTGAGGCAGGAACCGTGCATCTGGGCTGGGAACTCAACCAACCGCCAGTTTGGATTGTTGAATCCAACCATAGTGGGTATCTTCCGGAGAGAATGTCGTTTATTGAAATTAGCCCGGGCAATATCTTGCTTTCCGCGTTAAAAAAACATGAGGATTCGGAAGATCTTATAGTGAGGGTTTATGAGGCGGAGGGAGAGGCCACCGTTGCTACAATCAAGCTGCCATTTCTTGACCGTGAGTGGAGTGCAAAACTTGGGCCCTGCGAGATAAAGACTTTTAGAATCTCCAGAGACAAGACGATGCCGGTATGTGAAGTAGATTTGCTGGAACGATCGTGTCACGAGCGGAACGGGGGTTCCCAGTAG
- the xylB gene encoding xylulokinase, with protein sequence MDGGSKEMQYLLGIDLGTSSVRSILIDTDGNILGLAGEEYPILIPKPDYAEQDPGAWWDATKRTIGRVLAKSGIDPRNIKGIGLSGQMHGTVFVDEAGHPLRPAIIWPDKRSARECRELNERVGVERLYEIAGLPTATGFMAPSVFWVKRNEPDVTRRASKVLLPKDYIRLKLTGKMATDVTDATGTLFLDITKRAWSAEVMAAVGVAPDILPDLLEASDVAGEVTPQAAGETGLASGTPVIAGGADQAMGAIGSGVVRDGIAASTIGTGGQLITCISRPILDPKRRVHTLCHAVPGKWILMGAMLAAGLSLRWFRDNLGQLEKLSGGFSGADPYEIVSREAEKVPAGSDGLVFLPYLSGERTPHMDPRARGVFIGLTLQHGRGHMIRAIMEGVSFAMRESLDIFKELGVSVDTMLCSGGGARSPVWRQIQADIYEMPVITVSNEEHSSYGCALLAGVGVGIYRDVDEACRGRVRYTGMTQPQTQSREACPGDRLFGAFGAGEAGGDRAGNNEAGEANAEVAGRYRMLFEVYKSLYPRLKDVFHKLGS encoded by the coding sequence ATGGATGGGGGATCGAAGGAGATGCAGTATCTACTGGGTATCGATCTTGGAACATCGAGCGTGCGATCCATTCTAATAGATACGGATGGTAATATTCTCGGCCTCGCGGGTGAGGAATATCCCATATTGATCCCGAAGCCGGACTATGCCGAGCAGGACCCTGGAGCCTGGTGGGATGCGACGAAGCGGACCATCGGGCGGGTGCTGGCCAAATCAGGCATTGACCCGCGGAATATAAAGGGGATCGGGCTATCAGGCCAGATGCACGGCACGGTGTTTGTTGATGAAGCCGGCCATCCCCTGAGGCCGGCTATCATCTGGCCAGATAAGAGGAGCGCGCGTGAATGCCGGGAGCTCAATGAGAGGGTTGGCGTCGAGCGGCTTTATGAGATTGCGGGCCTGCCTACGGCCACGGGCTTCATGGCCCCTTCGGTCTTCTGGGTCAAGCGTAACGAGCCGGATGTCACCAGGAGGGCCTCGAAGGTCCTCCTGCCCAAGGATTACATTCGCTTGAAGCTCACGGGGAAGATGGCAACGGACGTGACCGATGCCACGGGCACGCTCTTCCTGGACATCACGAAGAGGGCGTGGTCAGCGGAGGTTATGGCGGCGGTTGGTGTCGCGCCAGATATCCTACCGGACCTCCTCGAAGCGTCCGATGTTGCAGGCGAGGTGACGCCGCAGGCGGCCGGCGAGACGGGGCTTGCGTCCGGGACCCCTGTTATCGCGGGCGGCGCGGATCAGGCCATGGGCGCCATTGGTAGCGGGGTCGTGCGTGATGGCATCGCCGCCTCGACGATCGGGACAGGAGGGCAGCTGATCACGTGTATATCCAGGCCCATCCTCGACCCGAAGCGGCGGGTGCATACCTTGTGCCACGCCGTCCCGGGGAAGTGGATCTTGATGGGCGCGATGCTGGCGGCGGGGCTCTCGCTGCGCTGGTTCAGGGATAACCTCGGGCAGCTGGAAAAGCTCTCAGGTGGCTTCAGCGGCGCTGATCCATATGAGATCGTGTCGAGGGAAGCGGAGAAGGTCCCTGCGGGCTCCGACGGCCTGGTGTTCCTGCCTTATCTATCAGGCGAGCGCACGCCCCACATGGACCCGCGAGCCCGCGGCGTCTTCATTGGGCTTACGCTCCAGCATGGCAGGGGACACATGATCCGCGCCATCATGGAGGGCGTGAGCTTCGCCATGAGGGAATCATTGGACATATTCAAGGAGCTCGGCGTATCTGTCGACACGATGCTCTGCTCGGGCGGAGGGGCCAGGAGCCCGGTTTGGCGGCAGATACAGGCGGATATCTATGAGATGCCTGTTATCACGGTTAGCAATGAAGAACATTCATCCTATGGGTGCGCCCTTCTTGCGGGGGTCGGAGTTGGCATATACCGTGATGTCGATGAGGCGTGCAGGGGAAGGGTACGATACACGGGAATGACGCAACCCCAGACGCAATCCCGCGAGGCATGCCCTGGCGATCGCCTCTTTGGTGCTTTTGGTGCTGGTGAGGCCGGCGGGGATAGGGCCGGGAACAACGAGGCAGGGGAGGCAAACGCTGAAGTAGCTGGCCGGTACCGGATGTTGTTTGAGGTATATAAATCGCTTTATCCGCGGTTGAAGGATGTGTTCCATAAGCTCGGGAGCTAG
- a CDS encoding sugar ABC transporter substrate-binding protein, whose protein sequence is MRNFNKILRVVCLLALALVMCVTLITMGGSAASKKLVVGYATKSATNQGWILINNGAKQAAKDLGVDLIMLGPPKENDIAGQLAVVEDLINRKVDALAIAPCDSTGIAPAVEKANRLGIPVVAVDTAIYGAKVTSFVATDNLKAAASAAKWVGEKLGGKGNIVMINGMIAQQTGKDRRDGFYNYIKEHYPNMKIVAEVPAEWQTEKALSGMEDALRANDQIDAVFCAWDGGTIGALQALEAAKRKSKTLLVGFDAAPDALKAMRQGKVDADIAQFLFKIGYEGIATAVKAARGEKVPERVDTGSMVVTPENLEKFIKDNHIPVR, encoded by the coding sequence ATGAGAAACTTCAATAAGATTCTGCGTGTGGTTTGCCTGTTGGCTCTGGCATTGGTCATGTGCGTGACGCTTATCACAATGGGCGGGAGCGCAGCCTCAAAGAAGCTTGTCGTTGGATATGCAACCAAGTCCGCCACAAACCAGGGTTGGATATTAATCAATAACGGCGCGAAACAAGCGGCGAAGGACCTGGGGGTCGATTTGATTATGCTTGGGCCCCCAAAGGAGAACGATATCGCGGGACAGCTTGCGGTCGTTGAGGACCTAATCAACAGGAAGGTTGATGCTTTGGCTATAGCGCCCTGCGATTCAACGGGAATAGCCCCGGCTGTGGAGAAGGCGAATCGCCTCGGCATCCCGGTTGTGGCGGTAGACACAGCGATTTATGGCGCCAAGGTTACCAGTTTTGTTGCTACTGACAATCTCAAGGCGGCGGCATCAGCCGCTAAGTGGGTCGGCGAGAAGCTCGGTGGCAAGGGCAATATCGTGATGATAAATGGCATGATCGCCCAGCAAACGGGGAAGGATCGCCGGGATGGCTTCTATAACTATATCAAGGAACATTATCCAAATATGAAAATCGTCGCAGAAGTCCCGGCCGAGTGGCAAACCGAGAAGGCCTTGAGCGGCATGGAGGATGCCCTACGGGCTAACGACCAGATCGATGCTGTATTCTGCGCGTGGGATGGCGGCACGATCGGCGCGCTGCAGGCGCTTGAAGCTGCAAAGAGAAAGAGCAAGACACTACTGGTCGGCTTTGACGCCGCCCCCGATGCCCTCAAGGCGATGAGACAGGGCAAGGTGGACGCGGATATTGCCCAGTTCCTCTTCAAGATCGGGTATGAGGGGATCGCCACGGCTGTCAAGGCCGCCCGCGGCGAGAAGGTCCCGGAGCGGGTCGATACGGGGTCGATGGTTGTTACGCCTGAGAATCTCGAGAAGTTCATAAAGGATAACCATATCCCGGTGCGTTAG
- a CDS encoding sugar ABC transporter ATP-binding protein, producing the protein MKDITKRFPGVLALNKVRFQLRRGEVHVLLGENGAGKSTLIKILTGAYKPDEGTILLRGEEIRIDNPAHAQALGISAVYQEFNLIPHLDAGKNIFLGREPLKEDVVKIIDKRAIYERSSNLLESLGAKIDPRIPVKRLGVASQQMVEIAKALAANAEILVLDEPTAVLTEEETERLFSVVRNLTARGVAVIYISHRLEEVAQIGDRATVFRDGEYVATVDLKGADIDIDYLIQLMVGRRLDEKFPKARVEPGCEVLRVTNLSRKGVLHDISFSLRSGEILGLAGLVGAGRTELARAIFGADPIDGGEIYVEGRLVRIRSPRDAIALQIGLAPEDRKTEGLVQLLPVDRNIILASAGRVSHRGILNLRRQSEVSWDLVRSLRIVTPNLKQKVMYLSGGNQQKVVLAKWLASQSRIIIFDEPTRGIDVGAKVEVYQLMNELVRRGVGIIMISSELPEILAMSDRILVLHEGRITAELTREEATQEKILRYAAGGGERAAI; encoded by the coding sequence ATGAAGGACATCACGAAACGCTTCCCGGGTGTGCTGGCTCTGAACAAAGTTCGCTTCCAATTGCGCAGGGGAGAAGTGCACGTTCTGCTTGGCGAGAACGGCGCCGGTAAATCTACGTTGATCAAGATCTTGACAGGTGCCTATAAACCGGATGAAGGAACGATCCTCCTGCGCGGCGAGGAGATACGAATAGATAACCCTGCTCATGCTCAGGCGCTGGGAATCAGTGCGGTATATCAGGAATTCAATTTGATTCCTCACCTGGATGCGGGGAAGAACATCTTCCTTGGCAGGGAGCCTCTCAAGGAAGACGTAGTCAAGATCATCGACAAGCGCGCAATTTATGAGAGAAGCTCCAACCTCCTGGAGAGCCTCGGCGCAAAGATCGACCCGCGCATCCCTGTGAAAAGGCTGGGTGTAGCTTCTCAGCAGATGGTAGAGATCGCCAAGGCGCTTGCGGCTAACGCCGAGATCCTTGTACTTGACGAGCCGACGGCGGTGCTGACGGAGGAGGAGACCGAGCGGCTATTCTCCGTGGTTCGAAATTTGACGGCGCGCGGGGTCGCCGTGATATATATTTCCCACCGTCTTGAGGAGGTCGCCCAGATCGGAGATCGCGCAACGGTCTTTCGCGATGGCGAATACGTCGCCACCGTTGATCTAAAGGGTGCTGATATTGACATTGATTATCTAATTCAGCTGATGGTGGGACGGAGGCTCGATGAGAAATTCCCGAAGGCAAGGGTGGAGCCAGGTTGTGAGGTGCTGCGAGTTACCAATCTCTCTCGAAAGGGAGTGCTGCACGATATAAGTTTCTCGCTTCGCTCCGGTGAGATACTCGGCCTTGCGGGCCTCGTCGGCGCGGGAAGAACCGAGCTTGCGAGGGCTATCTTCGGAGCGGATCCGATTGATGGCGGGGAGATTTATGTCGAAGGGCGACTTGTTCGCATCCGTTCGCCTCGCGATGCGATTGCATTGCAGATCGGGCTGGCGCCTGAGGATAGGAAAACCGAAGGTCTCGTCCAGCTATTGCCTGTTGACAGGAATATAATCCTGGCGAGCGCGGGCAGGGTCTCCCATAGAGGCATTCTTAACCTGAGAAGGCAGAGCGAGGTCTCATGGGATTTGGTAAGAAGCCTCAGGATAGTTACCCCAAACTTGAAGCAAAAGGTCATGTACCTTAGCGGCGGCAATCAACAAAAGGTTGTCCTTGCAAAGTGGTTGGCGTCGCAATCAAGAATAATAATCTTTGATGAGCCTACTCGAGGTATAGATGTTGGCGCCAAGGTCGAGGTTTATCAGTTGATGAATGAGCTTGTGCGTCGAGGAGTGGGCATTATTATGATTTCCTCGGAGCTTCCAGAGATACTCGCGATGAGCGACCGGATATTAGTTCTGCATGAAGGGCGTATCACAGCGGAATTAACCAGGGAGGAAGCTACGCAAGAGAAGATTCTTCGTTATGCTGCTGGAGGTGGAGAACGTGCAGCTATCTGA
- a CDS encoding ABC transporter permease, producing MLLEVENVQLSDTPVAKTATPRETSFTQFRQAFSSQLSSILALIGLSVILSFLSPHFLTSGNLLTVLLQSSINSILAVGETFIILTGGIDLSVGSVVAFSSAIMGELVVNYGLNPYLGILLGLVLGTLTGLLHGVIITKIGIPPFIVTLGAMSIWRGLALQLTGGTHTYGLPSVILWLGQGYIGPVPVPFVVALAVYVVSWFILDRTQLGLYTYAIGGNEQATRLSGINIHRYKVYLYAICGFLSGLAGVILAGRLNSTAGVVGVGFELDAIAAVVIGGTSLFGGEGIVWGSLLGAVLMGVIRNGLNLLNVSAYYQMVVIGAVIVAAVGVDALRRKKI from the coding sequence ATGCTGCTGGAGGTGGAGAACGTGCAGCTATCTGATACCCCTGTGGCGAAAACCGCTACACCCAGGGAGACGTCTTTTACCCAGTTTAGGCAGGCATTTTCAAGCCAACTGAGCTCGATCCTGGCTCTTATCGGCCTGAGTGTTATATTGAGCTTTCTGTCGCCGCACTTTCTAACATCGGGCAACCTGTTAACGGTGTTGCTTCAATCATCAATAAATAGCATTCTCGCGGTGGGGGAAACCTTTATCATTTTAACGGGCGGCATCGATCTATCGGTCGGCTCCGTGGTTGCTTTTTCTTCGGCGATCATGGGCGAACTGGTCGTGAATTATGGGCTCAATCCGTATCTCGGGATTTTGCTCGGGCTCGTCCTTGGCACTCTTACGGGCCTCTTGCATGGTGTCATCATAACTAAGATAGGCATACCCCCCTTCATCGTTACCCTCGGCGCGATGTCGATATGGCGGGGGCTTGCGCTGCAGCTAACCGGGGGAACTCATACCTATGGTTTGCCTTCCGTCATCCTCTGGCTCGGGCAAGGCTACATTGGACCGGTTCCCGTCCCGTTTGTCGTCGCGCTCGCTGTGTATGTGGTCTCCTGGTTTATCCTCGATCGCACCCAGCTAGGCCTCTACACCTATGCAATAGGCGGAAATGAGCAGGCGACTCGCCTCTCTGGGATTAACATACACCGTTATAAGGTATACCTCTACGCTATATGTGGTTTCCTCTCGGGCCTTGCGGGCGTGATATTGGCGGGGCGTCTCAATAGCACGGCCGGTGTAGTGGGCGTGGGGTTTGAGCTTGACGCGATCGCGGCTGTCGTCATCGGCGGGACCTCCCTATTCGGGGGTGAGGGCATCGTGTGGGGTTCGCTCCTCGGCGCGGTCCTTATGGGCGTGATCAGGAATGGTCTGAACCTCCTGAATGTGTCTGCATACTACCAGATGGTAGTGATCGGAGCGGTGATCGTCGCGGCAGTCGGTGTCGATGCTTTAAGGCGAAAGAAAATTTGA
- a CDS encoding LacI family DNA-binding transcriptional regulator produces MRSSTMKDVARLAGVSPTTVSHIINKSRFVSEETRHRVLEAMRELNYQPNAIARSLRRKATHTIGLVISDISNPFFTGLVRGSEDVANKHGYSIILCNTDEDPEKERMYVAVLHQKQIDGLIIAPAAGDHGYLCKLIEDGYPVVFVDRYLEAVPADAVVVDNECAAYEAVMHLIRLGHRRIGMIGGVPGISSTTERASGYERALRESGIPVDRALIIEGNSRVNGGYNGLTALLSGPQPPTAVFVVNNLMTIGAMLAIRDKGLRCPEDIAVVGFDDFEWASAFRPYLTVVAQPVYKLGETATQVLIDRIRGRRRRPQKTVLPAKLVVRESCGAAPYAAVRRHRE; encoded by the coding sequence ATGAGATCTTCGACTATGAAAGACGTGGCGCGATTGGCTGGTGTCTCGCCCACAACGGTTTCTCACATTATTAACAAGAGCAGATTTGTCTCGGAGGAGACGAGACATAGGGTCCTGGAGGCGATGCGGGAGCTAAACTATCAGCCCAATGCCATCGCCAGGAGCCTGCGGCGCAAGGCCACGCACACGATCGGGCTCGTCATTTCGGATATATCAAACCCCTTCTTTACGGGGCTGGTCCGGGGAAGCGAGGACGTTGCCAACAAGCATGGCTACAGCATAATCCTCTGCAATACCGATGAGGATCCCGAGAAGGAGCGCATGTATGTAGCTGTCTTACATCAGAAGCAGATAGACGGCCTCATCATCGCCCCGGCGGCCGGTGATCATGGCTACCTTTGTAAGCTGATCGAAGACGGCTATCCGGTTGTATTTGTGGACCGGTACCTTGAGGCAGTCCCGGCAGACGCGGTCGTGGTAGATAACGAGTGCGCCGCTTACGAGGCTGTTATGCACCTGATCAGACTCGGCCACAGGCGAATCGGTATGATCGGGGGAGTCCCCGGCATCAGCAGCACCACTGAGCGGGCGAGCGGCTACGAGAGGGCGCTAAGGGAAAGCGGCATTCCAGTCGACAGGGCCTTGATCATAGAGGGGAACTCTCGGGTGAACGGCGGATATAATGGTCTTACGGCTCTTCTTAGCGGGCCACAGCCACCCACCGCCGTGTTTGTCGTGAATAACCTCATGACCATCGGCGCCATGCTCGCCATTCGGGATAAAGGCTTAAGATGCCCCGAGGATATCGCTGTGGTTGGTTTTGACGATTTTGAGTGGGCCTCCGCCTTTAGACCATACCTTACGGTAGTAGCGCAGCCAGTTTACAAGCTCGGGGAGACCGCGACCCAGGTCTTGATTGATAGAATAAGAGGCAGGCGCAGGCGCCCCCAAAAGACCGTGTTGCCAGCGAAGTTAGTTGTAAGGGAGTCATGCGGAGCAGCCCCCTATGCTGCGGTGCGGCGCCACAGAGAATGA
- the xylB gene encoding xylulokinase translates to MNPNDPDNKYILAHDLGTSGNKASLYDASGRLIASSFYGYEPVYLSATWVEEDPGDWWKAICSSTRALLSDSGIPPSAISCITFSGQMMGCLPVDVGSRPLRRAIIWADHRATEQAMRLEDSLGGIEAIYVLTGHRVSPGYSIPKIMWIRDNEPDVYAKARKFLNAKDFIVAKLTGRFATDYSDASGMGALDLRTRSWSVQVLDAAHIDADKLPDLHASRDVVGEVTAGAAEETGLAPGTPVVIGGGDGVCATAGAGVVREGEGYICIGSSSWAALATGEPILDARMRTFTFVHLDDRMYSPCGPMQAGGGSYNWARHVLSPVESVVAADLGLSPYEVMNEEARTVPAGAERLVYLPHLMGERSPYWNPQARGAFVGLTSKHGRPHMIRAILEGVAFHLRMIMDAFEEYTHVDRVRVIGGGARSELWRQIMADVFKKPVLRPRFLEEATSLGAAIAGGVGVGIFKDFSVAEDLVEIVDIQEPNRDNEEIYDGLYGVFKDTYRALEPIYRELAELPATC, encoded by the coding sequence CTGAATCCGAATGACCCGGATAATAAATACATACTCGCTCATGACCTGGGGACCTCAGGCAATAAGGCATCACTGTATGACGCGTCCGGAAGGCTTATCGCCTCGTCATTTTATGGTTATGAGCCGGTCTACCTTAGTGCTACGTGGGTTGAGGAGGACCCGGGGGATTGGTGGAAGGCTATATGCAGTTCTACGCGAGCTTTGCTGAGCGACTCGGGAATCCCGCCGAGCGCCATATCTTGTATCACATTTAGCGGTCAGATGATGGGGTGCCTGCCGGTGGACGTGGGGTCGAGGCCATTAAGAAGGGCTATAATCTGGGCTGATCATCGAGCAACTGAGCAGGCGATGAGGCTCGAGGATTCCCTGGGAGGGATCGAGGCTATTTACGTCCTGACGGGGCACAGGGTGAGCCCGGGCTATTCCATTCCCAAGATCATGTGGATACGAGATAACGAGCCTGACGTTTACGCCAAGGCTCGTAAATTCCTCAATGCTAAGGATTTCATCGTCGCGAAGCTGACTGGCAGGTTTGCGACAGATTACTCTGATGCATCCGGTATGGGTGCTCTTGACCTCAGGACCAGGAGCTGGTCTGTGCAGGTCCTTGACGCGGCTCATATTGACGCTGACAAGCTGCCTGATCTCCATGCTTCCAGGGATGTCGTCGGCGAGGTCACGGCGGGCGCGGCGGAGGAAACGGGGCTTGCGCCGGGGACCCCTGTTGTGATCGGTGGAGGCGACGGCGTGTGCGCGACGGCGGGTGCGGGTGTGGTCCGCGAAGGGGAAGGCTATATCTGCATTGGCTCCTCCTCATGGGCTGCTCTCGCGACTGGTGAGCCGATACTGGATGCCAGGATGCGGACCTTCACCTTTGTGCATCTGGACGATAGGATGTATTCACCCTGCGGCCCTATGCAGGCGGGTGGCGGATCATATAATTGGGCCCGGCACGTCCTGTCGCCTGTGGAGAGCGTTGTTGCGGCGGATCTGGGGTTGAGCCCCTATGAGGTTATGAATGAGGAGGCCAGGACCGTGCCGGCCGGTGCGGAGAGGTTGGTCTACCTGCCTCACCTGATGGGCGAGCGCAGCCCCTATTGGAATCCGCAAGCCCGCGGGGCCTTTGTAGGGTTGACCTCAAAACATGGGCGACCTCATATGATAAGGGCTATTTTGGAGGGTGTTGCATTTCATTTGCGAATGATCATGGATGCCTTTGAGGAATATACGCATGTGGACAGGGTGCGCGTGATCGGCGGCGGGGCGAGGAGTGAGCTCTGGCGGCAGATCATGGCGGATGTTTTCAAGAAGCCGGTGCTGAGGCCGAGGTTTCTGGAGGAGGCCACCTCCCTGGGGGCGGCCATCGCCGGGGGCGTCGGAGTTGGGATTTTCAAGGATTTCAGCGTGGCTGAGGATTTGGTTGAGATAGTTGATATTCAGGAACCAAATCGTGATAATGAAGAAATCTATGATGGCCTTTACGGGGTCTTCAAGGATACATACCGGGCGCTGGAGCCGATTTACCGGGAGCTTGCGGAGCTTCCAGCGACCTGCTAA
- a CDS encoding AbrB/MazE/SpoVT family DNA-binding domain-containing protein, with product MTPGAINMTIQIQKRFLVRIPPDVRKELGLKEGDHLEARVEGGRLVLVPMKTLPADQAWFWTEEWQKGEREADEDIRLGRVIKCKSVNDLVRELER from the coding sequence ATGACGCCGGGGGCGATAAATATGACGATTCAGATTCAGAAGCGGTTTCTAGTCCGTATCCCGCCCGATGTTCGCAAGGAGCTCGGCCTCAAGGAGGGTGATCATCTCGAGGCTCGGGTGGAAGGGGGACGCCTCGTGCTGGTTCCAATGAAAACCCTACCTGCCGATCAGGCTTGGTTTTGGACTGAGGAATGGCAAAAGGGAGAGAGAGAGGCGGACGAAGATATACGTTTAGGCCGGGTAATCAAGTGCAAGAGCGTGAATGATCTAGTTCGTGAACTCGAGAGATAG